One genomic segment of Streptomyces sp. NBC_00239 includes these proteins:
- a CDS encoding glycosyltransferase family 2 protein, giving the protein MNAQPRLSIGLPVYNGEEYLAESLDALLGQTYEDFELVISDNASTDGTQDICLKYAARDSRIRYLRLPRNIGAAPNHNHVFTECRGELFKWASHDDLYARDLLRRCVEALDERPDVILAHSGQAVIDGEGKVKVPYEYGLATDSPRAPERFRSMLFEPGGDDFYGVLRADVLRRVKPHDSYHHADRTFVAEIALHGPFHQVPELLYFRRDHPTRAERANPSKRSRCVNLDPRRAGPLHPTPRLLAEYVWGFVAAIRRAPLSAADRRACFGHLAAWMASRARPGAGERVEDRAPVDAALPTVSVDALVAGREGRQA; this is encoded by the coding sequence TTGAACGCCCAACCCCGGCTGAGCATCGGCCTGCCCGTGTACAACGGCGAGGAGTACCTGGCCGAGTCGCTCGACGCCCTGCTCGGCCAGACCTACGAGGACTTCGAACTGGTCATCTCCGACAACGCCTCGACCGACGGGACCCAGGACATCTGCCTCAAGTACGCCGCGCGGGACTCGCGCATCCGGTACCTCCGGCTGCCCCGGAACATCGGTGCCGCGCCGAACCACAACCACGTGTTCACCGAGTGTCGCGGCGAGCTGTTCAAGTGGGCCTCGCACGACGACCTGTACGCCCGGGACCTGCTGCGGCGCTGCGTGGAGGCACTGGACGAGCGGCCGGACGTGATCCTCGCGCACAGCGGCCAGGCCGTGATCGACGGCGAGGGGAAGGTGAAGGTCCCGTACGAGTACGGGCTGGCCACCGACTCGCCGCGCGCACCGGAGCGCTTCCGCAGCATGCTGTTCGAGCCCGGTGGCGACGACTTCTACGGGGTGCTGCGGGCCGACGTGCTGCGCCGGGTGAAGCCGCACGACAGCTACCACCACGCGGACCGCACGTTCGTCGCCGAGATCGCCCTGCACGGTCCGTTCCACCAGGTGCCGGAGCTGCTGTACTTCCGCCGCGACCACCCCACCCGCGCCGAGCGGGCGAACCCCTCCAAGCGCTCCCGGTGCGTCAACCTGGACCCGCGCCGGGCCGGCCCGCTGCACCCGACGCCCCGGCTGCTCGCCGAGTACGTCTGGGGCTTCGTCGCGGCGATCCGGCGGGCGCCGCTGTCCGCGGCCGACCGGCGCGCGTGCTTCGGCCACCTGGCCGCGTGGATGGCCAGCCGGGCCCGGCCGGGCGCCGGCGAGCGGGTCGAGGACCGCGCCCCGGTCGACGCGGCCCTGCCGACCGTCTCCGTCGACGCGCTCGTGGCCGGCCGGGAGGGGAGGCAGGCGTGA
- a CDS encoding DUF4910 domain-containing protein: MAPVTAVGEEMHALVERLYPLCRSITGDGVRATLEIVGEYVPLQVHEVPTGTQVLDWTVPQEWNIRDAYVADAAGNRVVDFAASSLHVLGYSVPVSRTMPLAELRAHLHTLPDHPAWVPYRTSYYTPQWGFCLAQDTLDALPDGDYEVRIDSTLADGHLTYAEHVVPGQVADEVIVSCHVCHPSLANDNLAGIAVATFLARALAEQKTPYYTYRFIYAPGTIGAITWLARNAERIERVKHGLVLACAGDPGQLTYKQSRRGDAEIDRVLRHVLAASERPHRVTEFTPYGYDERQFCSPGFDLGVGSLSRTPYAGYPEYHTSADNPDFVSPEAMADTLAVCREAFAVLDGNRRYLNLSPHGEPQLGRRGLYDSLGGRSDAKQAQMAMLWVLSLSDGEHSLLDVAERSGLPFDTVAVAAGALRGAGLIKA; this comes from the coding sequence GTGGCGCCCGTGACCGCAGTCGGCGAGGAGATGCACGCGCTGGTGGAGCGGCTGTACCCGCTGTGCCGGAGCATCACCGGCGACGGTGTGCGCGCCACCCTGGAGATCGTCGGCGAGTACGTTCCGCTCCAGGTGCACGAGGTGCCGACCGGGACGCAGGTCCTCGACTGGACGGTGCCGCAGGAGTGGAACATCCGGGACGCGTACGTCGCCGACGCCGCGGGCAACCGGGTCGTCGACTTCGCCGCGTCCAGCCTGCACGTGCTCGGCTACAGCGTGCCGGTGTCGCGGACCATGCCGCTGGCCGAGCTCCGCGCGCACCTGCACACCCTGCCGGACCACCCGGCCTGGGTGCCGTACCGCACCAGCTACTACACACCGCAATGGGGGTTCTGCCTGGCCCAGGACACCTTGGACGCGCTGCCGGACGGCGACTACGAGGTGCGCATCGACTCGACGCTCGCGGACGGCCACCTCACCTACGCCGAGCACGTGGTCCCCGGGCAGGTCGCCGACGAGGTGATCGTCTCCTGCCACGTCTGCCACCCGTCGCTGGCCAACGACAACCTGGCCGGCATCGCGGTGGCGACGTTCCTGGCCCGGGCGCTGGCGGAGCAGAAGACCCCGTACTACACCTACCGGTTCATCTACGCGCCCGGCACCATCGGGGCGATCACCTGGCTGGCCCGCAACGCGGAGCGCATCGAGCGGGTCAAGCACGGGCTGGTGCTGGCCTGCGCGGGCGACCCGGGGCAGCTGACGTACAAGCAGAGCAGGCGCGGCGACGCGGAGATCGACCGGGTGCTGCGGCACGTGCTGGCCGCCTCCGAACGGCCGCACCGCGTCACCGAGTTCACTCCGTACGGCTACGACGAGCGGCAGTTCTGCTCGCCCGGTTTCGATCTCGGCGTGGGCTCGCTCAGCCGGACCCCGTACGCCGGCTACCCCGAGTACCACACCTCGGCGGACAATCCGGACTTCGTCTCCCCGGAGGCGATGGCGGACACGCTCGCCGTCTGCCGCGAGGCGTTCGCCGTCCTCGACGGCAACCGGCGGTACCTCAACCTCAGCCCCCACGGCGAGCCGCAGCTGGGCCGGCGCGGGCTGTACGACTCGCTCGGCGGCCGCAGCGACGCCAAGCAGGCCCAGATGGCCATGCTGTGGGTGCTCAGTCTCTCCGACGGCGAGCACAGTCTGCTGGACGTCGCCGAGCGGTCCGGGCTGCCCTTCGACACCGTCGCGGTCGCGGCCGGCGCCCTGCGCGGCGCCGGGTTGATCAAGGCGTGA
- a CDS encoding NAD-dependent epimerase/dehydratase family protein yields MRVLLTGHQGYLGTVMAPLLTAAGHEVVGLDSGLFADCVLGPQPADPPGHRVDLRDVTAEHVAGVDAVIHLAALSNDPLGSLAPDLTYDINHHASVRLARLARDAGVRRFLYASTCSVYGAAGGDDLVTEDAPLRPVTPYAESKVRVEDDLHALADGDFSPVFMRNATAFGYSPRLRADIVLNNLVGHALLSGEVLVLSDGTPWRPLVHAADIARAFAAALGAPREAVHDRAFNIGSETNNVTVAEIAEQVAEAVSGAKVRITGENGADPRSYRVDFSRFRAALPGFDCEWTVKRGALELADAYREHGLTREDFERRFTRLAVLRAASDAGAVDDTLRWRP; encoded by the coding sequence TTGCGCGTACTGCTGACCGGACACCAGGGCTACCTGGGCACCGTGATGGCCCCGCTCCTCACGGCCGCCGGGCACGAGGTCGTCGGTCTCGACTCCGGCCTGTTCGCCGACTGCGTCCTCGGCCCGCAGCCCGCGGACCCGCCCGGCCACCGGGTGGACCTGCGCGACGTCACGGCCGAGCACGTGGCCGGGGTGGACGCCGTGATCCACCTGGCCGCGCTCTCCAACGACCCGCTGGGATCGCTGGCGCCGGACCTCACCTACGACATCAACCACCACGCCTCCGTACGGCTGGCCCGGCTGGCCCGCGACGCCGGAGTGCGGCGCTTCCTGTACGCGTCGACCTGCTCGGTGTACGGCGCCGCCGGCGGTGACGACCTGGTGACCGAGGACGCCCCGCTGCGCCCGGTGACGCCGTACGCGGAGTCCAAGGTGCGGGTGGAGGACGACCTGCACGCGCTGGCCGACGGGGACTTCAGCCCGGTGTTCATGCGCAACGCCACCGCCTTCGGCTACTCGCCCCGGCTGCGCGCCGACATCGTGCTCAACAACCTGGTGGGCCACGCGCTGCTGTCCGGCGAGGTGCTGGTGCTCTCCGACGGCACCCCCTGGCGGCCGCTGGTGCACGCCGCCGACATCGCGCGGGCCTTCGCGGCCGCGCTGGGCGCGCCGCGGGAAGCGGTGCACGACCGGGCGTTCAACATCGGAAGCGAGACCAACAACGTCACGGTCGCCGAGATCGCCGAGCAGGTCGCCGAGGCGGTGTCCGGCGCGAAGGTGAGGATCACCGGGGAGAACGGCGCCGACCCGCGGTCGTACCGGGTGGACTTCTCCCGGTTCCGCGCCGCGCTGCCCGGCTTCGACTGCGAGTGGACGGTGAAGCGGGGCGCGCTCGAACTCGCCGACGCCTACCGGGAACACGGGCTGACCCGAGAGGACTTCGAGCGGCGCTTCACCCGCCTCGCCGTGCTGCGCGCGGCGTCCGACGCCGGCGCCGTCGACGACACCCTGCGGTGGCGCCCGTGA
- a CDS encoding PIG-L deacetylase family protein produces MIRLGAGRPVEQVVAVGAHCDDIAIGAGGTLLTLCLARPGVRIDALVLSGGGGEREEEERAALAAFCPGADLRLTVLKLPDGRMPAHWEEAKAAVEELRGQTAPDLVLAPRTDDAHQDHRGLARLLPTAFRDHLVLGYEIVKWDGDLGRPNAYQPLSPEVAEQKVRLLQEHYPSQRHRPWYDREAFLGLARIRGIECHARYAEAFAVTKLTLDLGE; encoded by the coding sequence GTGATACGGCTCGGGGCCGGGCGGCCCGTGGAGCAGGTCGTCGCGGTGGGGGCGCACTGCGACGACATCGCCATCGGCGCCGGCGGCACGCTGCTGACGCTGTGCCTCGCGCGGCCGGGTGTGCGCATCGACGCGCTGGTGCTGTCCGGCGGTGGCGGCGAGCGCGAGGAGGAGGAACGGGCCGCGCTCGCCGCCTTCTGCCCGGGCGCCGACCTGCGGCTGACCGTGCTCAAACTGCCGGACGGCCGGATGCCCGCGCACTGGGAGGAGGCCAAGGCGGCGGTCGAGGAACTGCGCGGGCAGACGGCGCCGGACCTGGTGCTGGCGCCGCGCACCGACGACGCGCACCAGGACCACCGCGGCCTGGCGCGGCTGCTGCCCACCGCGTTCCGCGACCACCTCGTCCTCGGCTACGAGATCGTCAAGTGGGACGGCGATCTCGGCCGTCCCAACGCCTACCAGCCGCTGTCGCCGGAGGTCGCCGAACAGAAGGTGCGGCTGCTGCAGGAGCACTACCCCTCGCAGCGGCACCGGCCCTGGTACGACCGGGAGGCCTTCCTCGGCCTCGCACGGATCCGCGGCATCGAATGCCACGCGCGCTACGCCGAGGCGTTCGCCGTCACCAAACTCACTCTCGATCTGGGGGAATGA
- a CDS encoding glucose-1-phosphate cytidylyltransferase produces the protein MKVVLFCGGYGMRMRNGSSDDVPKPMAMVGPRPLIWHVMRYYAHFGHKEFILCLGYGAHHIKNFFLNYEETTSNDFVLRGGKTELLSTDIADWTITFAQTGIESPIGERLRRVRHHLDGDEMFLANYADVLTDAPLPEMIDRFARRDAGASMMVVPPQSSFHCVDLGEDGLVGGITPVSELPLWENGGYFVLRQEVFDHIPENGDLVGDGCAQLAKQGRLVAHQHRGFWKPTDTVKERASLDAAYALGDRPWAVWERGGAGAGAAVGGDGAAARTA, from the coding sequence GTGAAGGTCGTACTGTTCTGCGGCGGTTACGGGATGCGGATGCGCAACGGCTCCTCCGACGACGTGCCCAAGCCGATGGCGATGGTCGGCCCGCGTCCGCTGATCTGGCACGTCATGCGCTACTACGCGCACTTCGGGCACAAGGAGTTCATCCTGTGCCTCGGGTACGGGGCCCACCACATCAAGAACTTCTTCCTCAACTACGAGGAGACGACGTCCAACGACTTCGTGCTGCGGGGCGGGAAGACCGAGTTGCTGTCGACCGACATCGCGGACTGGACCATCACGTTCGCGCAGACCGGCATCGAGTCGCCGATCGGAGAGCGGCTGCGCCGGGTACGCCACCACCTGGACGGCGACGAGATGTTCCTCGCCAACTACGCCGACGTGCTCACCGACGCTCCGCTGCCGGAGATGATCGACCGGTTCGCCCGGCGTGACGCCGGGGCGTCGATGATGGTGGTGCCGCCGCAGTCCTCGTTCCACTGCGTGGACCTGGGCGAGGACGGCCTGGTGGGGGGCATCACCCCGGTGAGCGAACTGCCGCTGTGGGAGAACGGCGGCTACTTCGTGCTCCGCCAGGAGGTCTTCGACCACATACCCGAGAACGGGGACCTGGTCGGTGACGGATGCGCCCAACTGGCCAAGCAGGGACGGCTGGTGGCGCACCAGCACCGCGGGTTCTGGAAGCCGACCGACACCGTCAAGGAACGGGCCTCCCTCGACGCCGCATACGCCCTGGGCGACCGCCCGTGGGCCGTGTGGGAACGGGGCGGCGCGGGAGCGGGCGCGGCCGTCGGCGGGGACGGCGCCGCGGCGAGGACCGCGTGA
- a CDS encoding class I SAM-dependent methyltransferase — translation MTRCRLCGSATLASVVDLGATPPCESFLAADELDRPEPAYPLHLRVCTDCWLAQIPPLITPEETFTQYAYFSSYSTSWVEHARTFVADAVRRLGLDAEEKDSFVVEVASNDGYLLRHLVDRGIRCLGIEPSVNVGAAAREAGVPTLTEFLDPATGSAVRAEHGPADLVVANNVYAHIPDVVGFTRGLRALVADDGWVSIEVQHLLTLIEENQYDTIYHEHFQYYTVASAARALASGGLALVDVELLPTHGGSIRLWARPADVAGEPSRRVAEVLDREKAAGLQELSGYAEFSARVAKVRRDLLRFLIEAAERGETVAGYGAPGKGNTLLNHCGIRPDLLPYTVDRNPYKHGRFTPGTRIPILAPEQIGIDKPDYVLVLPWNLRDELVEQLSFVHAWGGRLVFPIPELSIVEVTS, via the coding sequence GTGACACGATGCCGACTGTGCGGCTCGGCGACGCTGGCGAGCGTCGTCGATCTGGGGGCGACCCCGCCGTGTGAGAGCTTCCTCGCCGCGGACGAACTGGACCGGCCGGAGCCGGCGTACCCGCTGCACCTGCGGGTCTGCACCGACTGCTGGCTCGCGCAGATCCCTCCGCTGATCACGCCGGAGGAGACGTTCACGCAGTACGCGTACTTCTCCTCCTACTCGACCTCCTGGGTGGAGCACGCGCGCACGTTCGTCGCCGACGCCGTGCGGCGGCTGGGCCTCGATGCCGAGGAGAAGGACTCCTTCGTGGTCGAGGTCGCGAGCAACGACGGGTACCTGCTCAGGCACCTGGTGGACCGGGGGATCCGCTGCCTGGGCATCGAGCCGTCGGTGAACGTCGGCGCCGCCGCCCGGGAGGCGGGTGTGCCGACGCTCACGGAGTTCCTGGACCCGGCCACCGGCTCGGCGGTGCGCGCCGAGCACGGCCCGGCGGACCTGGTCGTGGCCAACAACGTGTACGCGCACATCCCGGACGTGGTCGGGTTCACCCGGGGGCTGCGCGCCCTGGTCGCCGACGACGGCTGGGTCTCCATCGAGGTGCAGCACCTGCTGACCCTGATCGAGGAGAACCAGTACGACACGATCTACCACGAGCACTTCCAGTACTACACGGTGGCGTCCGCGGCCCGGGCGCTGGCGAGCGGCGGACTGGCGCTCGTGGACGTCGAGTTGCTGCCCACGCACGGCGGTTCCATCCGGCTGTGGGCCCGTCCCGCCGACGTGGCCGGCGAGCCGTCCCGGCGGGTGGCCGAGGTGCTGGACCGGGAGAAGGCCGCCGGGTTGCAGGAGCTGTCCGGGTACGCCGAGTTCTCCGCGCGGGTGGCCAAGGTGCGCCGGGACCTGTTGCGGTTCCTCATCGAGGCGGCCGAGCGCGGCGAGACGGTCGCCGGCTACGGCGCCCCGGGCAAGGGCAACACGCTGCTCAACCACTGCGGCATCCGGCCCGACCTGCTCCCGTACACGGTCGACCGCAATCCCTACAAGCACGGCAGGTTCACCCCGGGCACCCGCATCCCGATCCTGGCGCCCGAGCAGATCGGCATCGACAAGCCGGACTACGTGCTCGTCCTCCCGTGGAACCTGCGGGACGAGCTGGTCGAGCAGTTGTCGTTCGTGCACGCCTGGGGCGGCCGGCTGGTCTTCCCCATTCCGGAACTGAGCATTGTCGAGGTCACGTCGTGA
- a CDS encoding glycosyltransferase, whose amino-acid sequence MHVLVVHNRYASAQPSGENNVVDQEVALLREAGHRVEVFERRSDDIGARSLLAKAALPLLVPWNPAVRAELAARLRTGRPDVVHVHNVFPLLSPAVLAACADAGVPAVATLHNYTQVCPPGTLQRDGRPCTECVGATPLPAVRHGCYRNSRLATVPLAVSLSVNRRRWWSGVERFFCISAAQRDVLVRSGMPAERLAVKHNFVPDPGPGARRAGAGEHLLYLGRLAEAKGVRLLMAAWDEIAAGGGVGVPLVIAGAGPLEGEVNAWAAGREDVRYVGLYDPDRCRQAIARSVAVVAPSTWLEAFGLVVVEAMAAGVPAVAAGHGAFVELVEDGVTGLLHRPGEPASLAACLRRITAEKDLGQEMGRAARRRYEQGFSPAVGLERLVEGYRSAIAVRSGGGDGAPHAGNGKRWLAAGHPRAGRDGGSK is encoded by the coding sequence ATGCACGTTCTCGTGGTGCACAACCGCTACGCCTCGGCGCAGCCGAGCGGTGAGAACAACGTGGTCGACCAGGAGGTGGCGCTGCTGCGCGAGGCCGGCCACCGGGTCGAGGTGTTCGAGCGGCGCAGCGACGACATCGGCGCCCGGTCCCTGCTGGCCAAGGCCGCGCTGCCGCTGCTGGTGCCGTGGAACCCGGCGGTCCGCGCGGAGCTCGCCGCCCGGCTGCGCACCGGGCGGCCGGACGTGGTGCACGTCCACAACGTCTTCCCGCTGCTGTCGCCGGCGGTGCTGGCGGCCTGCGCCGACGCGGGCGTGCCCGCCGTCGCCACCCTGCACAACTACACGCAGGTCTGCCCGCCCGGCACGCTCCAGCGGGACGGCCGGCCGTGCACCGAGTGCGTCGGGGCGACGCCGCTGCCCGCCGTCCGGCACGGCTGCTACCGGAACTCCCGGCTGGCGACGGTGCCGCTCGCGGTCAGCCTGTCGGTGAACCGGCGGCGCTGGTGGTCGGGGGTGGAGCGGTTCTTCTGCATCTCCGCGGCGCAGCGCGACGTCCTGGTGCGGTCCGGCATGCCGGCCGAACGGCTGGCGGTGAAGCACAACTTCGTGCCCGACCCCGGTCCCGGCGCCCGCCGTGCGGGCGCCGGCGAGCACCTGCTCTACCTCGGCCGGCTCGCGGAGGCCAAGGGGGTGCGGCTGCTGATGGCCGCGTGGGACGAGATCGCCGCGGGCGGCGGGGTGGGCGTGCCGCTCGTGATCGCCGGCGCGGGGCCGCTGGAGGGGGAGGTGAACGCCTGGGCGGCGGGCCGGGAGGACGTGCGGTACGTCGGCCTGTACGACCCGGACCGGTGCCGGCAGGCCATCGCGCGGTCGGTGGCCGTGGTGGCTCCCTCGACGTGGCTGGAGGCGTTCGGGCTGGTGGTCGTGGAGGCGATGGCGGCCGGGGTCCCGGCCGTCGCCGCCGGTCACGGCGCGTTCGTCGAACTCGTCGAGGACGGGGTGACCGGCCTGCTGCACCGGCCGGGCGAGCCCGCCTCGCTCGCGGCCTGCCTGCGCCGGATCACGGCGGAGAAGGACCTCGGCCAGGAGATGGGCCGGGCGGCCCGGCGCCGTTACGAGCAGGGGTTCAGCCCGGCCGTCGGCCTGGAACGCCTGGTGGAGGGGTACCGCAGCGCGATCGCGGTGCGGTCCGGCGGCGGGGACGGCGCGCCGCATGCAGGAAACGGAAAACGCTGGCTCGCGGCGGGGCACCCCCGCGCGGGCAGGGATGGGGGCAGTAAGTGA
- a CDS encoding O-antigen ligase domain-containing protein, giving the protein MDEDLTRAGLPGAPDSAGARPAAEPSPPGAPKAVGIVWGLLILNTLGSAGAQTVVPLPRSLIQMVTMGSLVAAFALALALNLRLRIRASAFLFLLTLLLVPSVISSVNLESGFGALFRCTRLALFVGTLWLLSRWWDGSPRFVRHHIRLYFAVLASVAAGLLISPGAAMPELYGGRLVGALWPLTPPQIGQYAAVIIGLTVLLVLGRRTDGRSAAVVVVPALVLLALTHTRTATLGLLVGLVLAIGSLVATSSAARRFFAWAVLCATVAAVGFNSALQAWFLRGQSQENFSNLTGRAKVWDALLAAPRTTSEQLFGAGLGDKSFGGLPIDNSWLSVYHEQGLTGTAIVAAFIVVLGGVALLRPPSLQRACAIFLISYCAIASYTEAGLGDASPYLLHLTVAASLLAAPAAAAPLPPPGVPRRRRPQWARTSEVT; this is encoded by the coding sequence ATGGACGAGGACCTGACGCGCGCCGGGCTGCCCGGCGCACCGGACTCCGCGGGCGCGCGGCCCGCCGCCGAACCGAGCCCTCCCGGTGCGCCGAAGGCCGTCGGGATCGTCTGGGGGCTGCTGATCCTCAACACGCTCGGTTCCGCCGGGGCGCAGACCGTCGTCCCGCTGCCGCGCTCCCTCATCCAGATGGTCACCATGGGCTCGCTGGTCGCCGCGTTCGCGCTGGCGCTCGCCCTCAATCTCCGGTTGCGCATCCGGGCCAGCGCCTTCCTGTTCCTGCTGACGCTGCTGCTGGTGCCGAGCGTGATCTCCAGCGTGAACCTGGAGTCCGGGTTCGGCGCGCTGTTCCGCTGCACCCGGCTGGCCCTCTTCGTCGGCACGCTGTGGCTGCTCAGCCGCTGGTGGGACGGCAGCCCGCGGTTCGTCCGGCACCACATCCGGCTGTACTTCGCGGTGCTCGCCTCGGTGGCCGCCGGCCTGCTCATCTCGCCGGGCGCGGCCATGCCCGAGCTCTACGGCGGGCGGCTGGTCGGCGCGTTGTGGCCGCTCACCCCGCCGCAGATCGGCCAGTACGCGGCGGTGATCATCGGGCTGACCGTGCTGCTCGTCCTGGGCCGCCGCACCGACGGGCGCAGCGCGGCGGTGGTGGTCGTGCCGGCGCTGGTGCTGCTCGCCCTGACCCATACCCGCACGGCCACGCTCGGCCTGCTCGTCGGGCTGGTGCTGGCGATCGGCTCGCTCGTGGCGACCAGCTCCGCCGCCCGCCGGTTCTTCGCGTGGGCGGTGCTGTGCGCGACGGTGGCCGCGGTGGGGTTCAACTCCGCGCTCCAGGCGTGGTTCCTGCGCGGGCAGAGCCAGGAGAACTTCTCCAACCTCACGGGTCGGGCCAAGGTCTGGGACGCCCTGCTGGCGGCTCCCCGCACGACCTCGGAGCAGCTGTTCGGCGCGGGCCTGGGCGACAAGTCCTTCGGCGGGCTGCCGATCGACAACAGCTGGCTGTCCGTGTACCACGAGCAGGGGCTGACCGGCACCGCCATCGTGGCGGCGTTCATCGTCGTGCTGGGCGGCGTGGCGTTGCTGCGGCCGCCCTCGCTGCAGCGGGCCTGCGCGATCTTCCTGATCAGTTACTGCGCGATCGCCTCGTACACCGAGGCCGGGCTGGGCGACGCCTCGCCGTACCTGCTGCACCTGACCGTGGCCGCCTCGCTGCTGGCGGCGCCCGCCGCGGCCGCTCCCCTCCCGCCGCCCGGCGTTCCCCGACGACGCAGACCGCAGTGGGCCCGGACATCGGAGGTGACCTGA
- a CDS encoding right-handed parallel beta-helix repeat-containing protein, translating into MGRRHWAWPAAPLALLLLAAAGCTDAPDAPSGPAGTRATPTAPAPAVARVCAEPAPGPAKAPAGAVTVDPAVVGDLAAKTKSSPPHTTFWLRPGTHRLEPDRYAQVIPKAGNSYLGAPGAVFDGRKTNQYAFGGGAGNVTIRYLTVQNFVAPQNEGVVNHDSADGWVIEHTAIQHNAGAGLMAGARQRVRANCLRGNGQYGLNAYKSGDPISGLVVEGNEIVANNTDDWERRRPGCGCTGGVKFWAVDGADVRGNWVHDNRGPGLWADTNNNDFRIEDNVLEANDGAALIYETSYNAVIRRNTIRRNNWVEGRRKADRGDSFPFATVYLSESGGEPRVRARTDKIEIYRNVLENNWSGITLWENADRFCNSPANTSSGDCTLLVDRTDRCAQPAIAAAPLYADCRWKTQRVDIHDNRFVLDTSVVGCAVKCGRMAALANYGTYPDWSPYKGEAVAEAVTRTQHNRWHDNVYLGPWSFVAHDPSRELDSGQWQGAPYQQDAGSTFQPQAGG; encoded by the coding sequence ATGGGAAGGCGGCACTGGGCGTGGCCGGCGGCACCGCTGGCGCTGCTCCTGCTGGCCGCGGCCGGCTGTACGGACGCGCCGGACGCCCCGTCGGGGCCGGCCGGTACGCGCGCCACGCCCACGGCGCCCGCCCCGGCGGTGGCCCGGGTGTGCGCCGAACCCGCGCCCGGGCCTGCTAAGGCGCCGGCGGGGGCGGTGACGGTCGACCCCGCGGTGGTCGGTGACCTGGCCGCGAAGACCAAGAGCAGCCCGCCGCACACCACCTTCTGGCTCCGGCCGGGGACGCACCGGCTCGAACCGGACCGGTACGCCCAGGTCATCCCCAAGGCGGGGAACAGCTACCTCGGCGCGCCGGGCGCGGTGTTCGACGGCCGGAAGACCAACCAGTACGCGTTCGGCGGTGGCGCCGGCAACGTCACCATCCGCTACCTGACCGTGCAGAATTTCGTCGCGCCGCAGAACGAGGGCGTGGTCAACCACGACTCGGCCGACGGGTGGGTGATCGAGCACACGGCGATCCAGCACAACGCCGGCGCCGGGCTGATGGCCGGTGCCCGCCAGCGGGTCCGTGCCAACTGCCTGCGCGGCAACGGGCAGTACGGCCTGAACGCGTACAAGTCCGGTGACCCCATCAGCGGCCTGGTGGTCGAGGGCAACGAGATCGTGGCCAACAACACCGACGACTGGGAGCGGCGGCGGCCGGGCTGCGGCTGCACCGGCGGCGTCAAGTTCTGGGCCGTCGACGGCGCCGACGTACGCGGCAACTGGGTGCACGACAACCGCGGGCCCGGGTTGTGGGCGGACACCAACAACAACGACTTCCGCATCGAGGACAACGTGCTCGAAGCCAACGACGGTGCCGCGCTGATCTACGAGACCAGCTACAACGCGGTGATCCGGAGGAACACGATCCGGCGGAACAACTGGGTCGAGGGCCGCCGCAAGGCCGACCGCGGCGACTCCTTCCCGTTCGCGACCGTCTATCTGTCGGAGTCGGGCGGCGAGCCGCGGGTCCGGGCCCGCACGGACAAGATCGAGATCTACCGGAACGTGCTGGAGAACAACTGGTCCGGGATCACCCTGTGGGAGAACGCCGACCGGTTCTGCAACAGCCCGGCCAACACCTCCTCCGGCGACTGCACGTTGCTGGTGGACCGCACCGACCGCTGCGCGCAGCCGGCGATAGCGGCCGCACCGCTGTACGCCGACTGCCGGTGGAAGACCCAGCGGGTGGACATCCACGACAACCGCTTCGTGCTGGACACGTCCGTCGTCGGGTGCGCGGTGAAGTGCGGCCGCATGGCGGCGCTGGCCAACTACGGCACCTACCCGGACTGGTCGCCGTACAAGGGCGAAGCGGTGGCCGAGGCGGTCACCCGCACGCAGCACAACCGCTGGCACGACAACGTCTACCTCGGGCCGTGGAGCTTCGTCGCCCACGACCCGAGCCGGGAACTCGATTCCGGGCAGTGGCAGGGCGCGCCCTACCAGCAGGACGCGGGCAGCACCTTCCAGCCGCAGGCCGGTGGTTGA